The nucleotide sequence GAATTTTCGGTTACCGTATCGGTAATTACCTCTTCTTTAATGCCTAAGCTAGTTTGGGTGTAGCGAACCTTGAGGGTGGTTTGGGCCGGTAGCGGTTCAATTTTTGGTAAATATTCTTGTAGCCATGTGTTGCGAATAGAAAAAATATCCGGACCGCGATCTTCAGCTAGGGCGTTGAGTAATTCTTTTTCATACTCTTCAGCTCGCAACTGCCTAAATTCAATGTTGATGTTTGGGTGAATAGCGCGGTAGTCATTAATAACGTTACTCACAAAGTCGCTTTGATTAAAAACGCTCCAATAAGATAAATTAATTGGTTCTAGCCCGTCCGCTCCGCCACCGCTGCCCGGCGTGCAACCAAAGCCGGTGGTAACCGCGGCGGCGGCTAAAAGAAGTAGAAAATAAAATTTAGTTTTTAGTTTCACGATCTTCCCCTTAATTCTTTTTTGATAAATTTTCTGAGCTCGGTTTTTATCTCTGGGTGTTTTAAGGCTAAATTAATGTTTGCCTTCAGCCAACCGAGAGGTGAGCCAATATCGTAATATTTGGCATCAACTAGCTTAGCATAAATCGGCCGTTTTTTAGCTAGGGTAAAAATGGCATCAACTAACCAAAGCTCATTACCTTTGCCAAGCTTGGTTTTTTCTAAAATCGGAAAAATATCAGGGGTTAAAATGTAGCCGCCAAATGCCCCGATTCTAGACGGCGCTTTTTTGGGTCCCGGTTTTTCAACAATAGTTTTAACTTGCAAAACACTTGGCTCAACTTCCGTGCCATCAACTACGCCGTATTTTTCAGTCCCCTGATCGTCAATTTTAACCGAAGTGATGACTGGGTCTTGGTACTTTTCATAAACATCAA is from Candidatus Buchananbacteria bacterium CG10_big_fil_rev_8_21_14_0_10_42_9 and encodes:
- a CDS encoding UTP--glucose-1-phosphate uridylyltransferase; translation: MAKIKKVIIPVAGLGTRFLPATKAQPKEMITIIDKPLIQYIVEEAVASGITDVILVTGETKRAIEDHFDRNEELEKVLRGKGKSSMASAMKKIATMANFIYIRQKGPYGNGTPVMNCKRIIGNEPFAVLWGDDLFIGKEPRLKQLIDVYEKYQDPVITSVKIDDQGTEKYGVVDGTEVEPSVLQVKTIVEKPGPKKAPSRIGAFGGYILTPDIFPILEKTKLGKGNELWLVDAIFTLAKKRPIYAKLVDAKYYDIGSPLGWLKANINLALKHPEIKTELRKFIKKELRGRS